A genomic window from Pseudonocardia broussonetiae includes:
- a CDS encoding SRPBCC family protein — MTEFETERTMPAGPDAVFAVVSDLERLTEWLPHEIRVRPTHDDPGSDPARAGGDVTEVHAEVEPRHVDAHGLVRVRPDQMRVEWGGGDSTDYAGYLQVMGDDPDRSSVLLHLSFLGDQPETRTEQAADEVRRGLDTGLDNLARMLAERAT, encoded by the coding sequence ATGACGGAGTTCGAGACCGAGCGCACGATGCCGGCGGGCCCGGACGCGGTGTTCGCCGTGGTGTCCGACCTGGAACGGCTGACCGAGTGGCTGCCCCACGAGATCCGCGTGCGGCCCACCCACGACGACCCGGGCAGCGACCCGGCCCGCGCGGGCGGCGACGTGACCGAGGTGCACGCCGAGGTGGAGCCGCGCCACGTCGACGCCCACGGGCTCGTCCGGGTGCGCCCCGACCAGATGCGCGTCGAGTGGGGCGGCGGCGACTCCACCGACTACGCCGGCTACCTGCAGGTCATGGGCGACGACCCGGACCGCTCGTCGGTGCTGCTGCACCTGTCCTTCCTCGGCGACCAGCCCGAGACGCGCACCGAGCAGGCCGCCGACGAGGTCCGCCGCGGCCTCGACACGGGCCTGGACAACCTCGCGCGGATGCTGGCCGAGCGCGCGACCTGA
- a CDS encoding amidohydrolase family protein, whose amino-acid sequence MTVPAPPLDDTDVPRFLDELGVPGLVDAHVHFLPDRVMDKVWAFFDRAAEHYGTAWPIHYRTTPDERVATLEKLGVRAFAPLVYPHKPGMGRWLTEWVTDFAARTPGAVPTATLYPEPDVTDYLGAAVSAGARVVKVHVQVGSFDPRDPLLRPAWGLLAEAGVPAVVHCGHGPIPGAHTGLDVFGEVLAEHPTLPVVLAHAGMPDFAGALDLVGRHPRVHIDTTMVGTAFTQAMTPLPDDWASRLVDVADRVVYGSDFPNIPYGVHEQVAAVAGWAAADERLGAPFLRAVLHDTPARLLGVAST is encoded by the coding sequence GTGACGGTCCCCGCCCCTCCGCTCGACGACACCGACGTCCCGCGCTTCCTCGACGAGCTCGGCGTGCCCGGGCTCGTCGACGCGCACGTGCACTTCCTGCCCGACCGCGTGATGGACAAGGTGTGGGCCTTCTTCGACCGCGCCGCGGAGCACTACGGCACGGCCTGGCCGATCCACTACCGCACCACGCCCGACGAGCGGGTGGCCACGCTGGAGAAGCTCGGGGTGCGGGCGTTCGCGCCGCTGGTGTACCCGCACAAGCCGGGCATGGGCCGCTGGCTCACCGAGTGGGTCACCGACTTCGCCGCACGCACGCCCGGCGCGGTCCCCACGGCCACGCTCTACCCCGAGCCCGACGTCACCGACTACCTGGGCGCGGCGGTCTCCGCGGGCGCCCGCGTGGTGAAGGTGCACGTGCAGGTCGGCTCGTTCGACCCGCGCGACCCGCTGCTGCGCCCGGCCTGGGGTCTGCTCGCCGAGGCCGGCGTGCCCGCGGTGGTGCACTGCGGGCACGGCCCGATCCCCGGCGCGCACACCGGGCTCGACGTGTTCGGCGAGGTGCTGGCCGAGCACCCGACGCTGCCGGTCGTGCTCGCGCACGCCGGGATGCCCGACTTCGCCGGCGCGCTCGACCTCGTCGGCCGCCACCCGCGCGTGCACATCGACACGACGATGGTGGGCACCGCGTTCACGCAGGCGATGACGCCGCTGCCGGACGACTGGGCGTCGCGGCTGGTCGACGTCGCCGACCGCGTGGTCTACGGCAGCGACTTCCCGAACATCCCCTACGGCGTGCACGAGCAGGTGGCGGCCGTCGCGGGGTGGGCGGCGGCCGACGAGCGGCTCGGCGCCCCGTTCCTGCGCGCGGTGCTGCACGACACGCCGGCGCGGCTGCTCGGCGTCGCGTCCACCTGA
- the smpB gene encoding SsrA-binding protein SmpB, with translation MKETGRKVIAQNRRARHDYAVLDEYEAGVALLGTEVKSLRLGRASLVDAFATVDDGEIWLRGLHIPEYTQGSWTNHEPRRTRKLLLHRGEIDRLIGKIKEGGLSLVPLSLYFSDGKVKCELALARGKKSYDKRTDLAKRDAQREIQKAFGRAAKGRARELRR, from the coding sequence GTGAAGGAAACGGGGCGCAAGGTGATCGCGCAGAACCGCCGCGCGCGCCACGACTACGCCGTGCTCGACGAGTACGAGGCCGGGGTGGCGCTGCTCGGCACCGAGGTGAAGAGCCTGCGGCTGGGCCGGGCGTCGCTGGTGGACGCGTTCGCCACCGTCGACGACGGCGAGATCTGGCTGCGCGGGCTGCACATCCCCGAGTACACGCAGGGCAGCTGGACCAACCACGAGCCGCGCCGCACGCGCAAGCTGCTGCTGCACCGCGGCGAGATCGACCGCCTGATCGGCAAGATCAAGGAGGGCGGGCTGTCGCTGGTGCCGCTCTCGCTGTACTTCTCCGACGGCAAGGTCAAGTGCGAGCTGGCGCTGGCGCGCGGCAAGAAGAGCTACGACAAGCGCACCGACCTGGCCAAGCGCGACGCGCAGCGCGAGATCCAGAAGGCGTTCGGCCGGGCCGCGAAGGGCCGTGCGCGCGAGCTGCGCAGGTGA
- the ftsX gene encoding permease-like cell division protein FtsX, which translates to MRADFVTREVLTGLRRNVTMTIAMVLTTAISLGLVGTGLLAVRTIDRTEQLYSDRVEVQVALTADVSAADTDCSQPVCSGLRATLEGSPLVDSVRFESQQQAYERYLELFAGQALADVVRPQSLPATLRVRLADQEAGATAVTQAMTGQVGVRNVIDQRAVVAKLFDFLGGVRNVTFALALVQAVAALLLISNTVQVSAYTRRTEVGVMRLVGATRWYTQLPFLIEAVVTGVVGALIASAGLVAGKFLFIDQLLSGIVSNGVVPPIELADIVWVSPILLMVGAGIAAVTGYVTLRLYVRL; encoded by the coding sequence GTGAGGGCCGACTTCGTCACGCGGGAGGTCCTCACCGGCCTGCGCCGCAACGTCACGATGACGATCGCGATGGTGCTGACCACCGCGATCTCGCTGGGCCTGGTCGGCACCGGCCTGCTCGCCGTGCGCACGATCGACCGCACCGAGCAGCTCTACAGCGACCGCGTCGAGGTGCAGGTCGCGCTCACCGCCGACGTGTCCGCCGCCGACACCGACTGCAGCCAGCCGGTGTGCTCGGGGCTGCGGGCGACGCTGGAGGGCTCGCCGCTCGTCGACTCCGTCCGGTTCGAGAGCCAGCAGCAGGCCTACGAGCGCTACCTGGAGCTGTTCGCCGGGCAGGCGCTGGCCGACGTCGTGCGGCCGCAGTCGCTGCCCGCCACCCTGCGGGTGCGGCTCGCCGACCAGGAGGCGGGCGCTACGGCCGTCACTCAGGCGATGACCGGGCAGGTCGGCGTCCGCAACGTCATCGACCAGCGCGCCGTCGTCGCCAAGCTGTTCGACTTCCTCGGCGGCGTCCGGAACGTGACGTTCGCGCTCGCGCTGGTGCAGGCCGTCGCGGCGCTGCTGCTGATCTCCAACACCGTGCAGGTCTCGGCGTACACGCGGCGCACGGAGGTCGGCGTCATGCGGCTGGTCGGCGCCACGCGCTGGTACACGCAGCTGCCGTTCCTCATCGAGGCCGTGGTCACCGGCGTCGTGGGTGCGCTGATCGCGTCGGCGGGGCTGGTCGCGGGCAAGTTCCTGTTCATCGACCAGCTGCTGTCGGGGATCGTCAGCAACGGCGTCGTGCCGCCGATCGAGCTGGCCGACATCGTGTGGGTCTCGCCGATCCTGCTCATGGTCGGCGCGGGCATCGCGGCCGTCACCGGCTACGTGACGCTGCGCCTCTACGTGCGCCTGTAG
- the ftsE gene encoding cell division ATP-binding protein FtsE, which produces MIRLERVTKTYKTSTRPALDRVSVNVEKGEFVFLIGPSGSGKSTFLRLLLREDVPTRGSIFVSDMDVAKLPRRRVPKLRQRIGCVFQDFRLLPNKTVGENVAFALEVIGKSQGTIRKVVPEVLDLVGLGGKAERLPNELSGGEQQRVAIARAFVNRPLVLLADEPTGNLDPDTSQDIMLLLERINRTGTTVVMATHDHSIVDSMRRRVVELDMGQVVRDEVRGVYGVGR; this is translated from the coding sequence GTGATCCGCCTCGAACGCGTCACCAAGACGTACAAGACGTCCACGCGGCCCGCGCTGGACCGGGTCTCGGTGAACGTCGAGAAGGGGGAGTTCGTCTTCCTCATCGGACCGTCCGGGTCCGGCAAGTCGACGTTCCTGAGGCTGCTCCTGCGCGAGGACGTCCCCACGCGCGGCAGCATCTTCGTGTCCGACATGGACGTGGCGAAGCTGCCGCGGCGCCGCGTGCCCAAGCTGCGGCAGCGGATCGGGTGCGTGTTCCAGGACTTCCGGCTGCTGCCCAACAAGACCGTCGGCGAGAACGTGGCGTTCGCGCTCGAGGTCATCGGCAAGAGCCAGGGCACGATCCGCAAGGTCGTGCCCGAGGTGCTCGACCTCGTCGGCCTCGGCGGCAAGGCCGAGCGCCTGCCCAACGAGCTCTCCGGCGGTGAGCAGCAGCGCGTGGCGATCGCGCGCGCGTTCGTCAACCGGCCGCTGGTGCTGCTGGCCGACGAGCCCACGGGCAACCTCGACCCCGACACCAGCCAGGACATCATGCTGCTGCTGGAGCGGATCAACCGCACCGGCACGACGGTCGTGATGGCCACCCACGACCACTCCATCGTCGACTCGATGCGCCGGCGCGTCGTCGAGCTGGACATGGGGCAGGTCGTGCGCGACGAGGTCCGGGGCGTGTACGGGGTGGGTCGGTGA
- the prfB gene encoding peptide chain release factor 2: protein MNPDAAADLKELATTLESIEAVTDLPALRVEIADLEDQAGQPDLWNDPDAAQKVTSRLAHASGDLRRLEELRRRLEDLPLLYELAEDESDAEAIADAEAERVKLRTDIESLEVRTLLSGEYDQREALVTIRAGSGGVDAADFAEMLMRMYLRWAEQHNYPVDVYDTSYAEEAGLKSATFAVHTPYAYGTLSVEQGTHRLVRISPFDNQGRRQTSFAAVEVAPVVETSDHVEIDEKELRVDVYRSSGPGGQGVNTTDSAVRLTHLPTGIVVSCQNERSQIQNKASAMVVLQAKLLERRRQEERALMDSLKDTGDASFGNQMRSYVLHPYQMVKDLRTNFEVNNPAAVLDGAIDGFIEAGIRWRRNEATASD, encoded by the coding sequence GTGAACCCCGACGCCGCGGCCGACCTCAAGGAACTCGCCACCACCCTGGAGAGCATCGAGGCGGTCACCGACCTGCCCGCGCTGCGCGTCGAGATCGCCGACCTCGAGGACCAGGCGGGCCAGCCCGACCTGTGGAACGACCCCGACGCCGCGCAGAAGGTCACCAGCCGCCTCGCGCACGCCTCGGGCGACCTGCGCCGGCTGGAGGAGCTGCGCCGCCGGCTCGAGGACCTCCCGCTGCTCTACGAGCTCGCCGAGGACGAGAGCGATGCCGAGGCCATCGCCGACGCCGAGGCCGAGCGCGTCAAGCTGCGCACCGACATCGAGTCGCTCGAGGTCCGCACGCTGCTCTCGGGCGAGTACGACCAGCGCGAGGCGCTCGTGACGATCCGGGCCGGCTCCGGCGGCGTCGACGCGGCCGACTTCGCCGAGATGCTCATGCGGATGTACCTGCGTTGGGCCGAGCAGCACAACTACCCCGTCGACGTCTACGACACCTCCTACGCCGAGGAGGCCGGGCTCAAGTCGGCCACCTTCGCCGTCCACACGCCCTACGCCTACGGCACGCTCTCGGTCGAGCAGGGCACGCACCGCCTGGTCCGCATCTCGCCGTTCGACAACCAGGGCCGCCGCCAGACCTCCTTCGCCGCCGTCGAGGTGGCGCCGGTCGTCGAGACCTCCGACCACGTGGAGATCGACGAGAAGGAGCTGCGCGTCGACGTCTACCGGTCCTCGGGGCCGGGAGGCCAGGGCGTCAACACCACCGACTCGGCGGTGCGCCTGACGCACCTGCCCACCGGCATCGTGGTGTCCTGCCAGAACGAGCGGTCGCAGATCCAGAACAAGGCCTCGGCGATGGTGGTGCTGCAGGCCAAGCTGCTGGAGCGGCGCCGGCAGGAGGAGCGGGCGCTGATGGACTCGCTCAAGGACACCGGCGACGCCTCGTTCGGCAACCAGATGCGCTCCTACGTGCTGCACCCGTACCAGATGGTCAAGGACCTGCGCACGAACTTCGAGGTCAACAACCCGGCGGCGGTGCTCGACGGCGCCATCGACGGCTTCATCGAGGCCGGCATCCGCTGGCGCCGCAACGAGGCCACCGCGTCGGACTGA
- a CDS encoding PadR family transcriptional regulator — protein sequence MPPARATPVNATAAALLGLLHAGPMSGGELVAQAGERFGAFFAVTRSQVYRELPALAEAGLLKLGKQGPRASQQYAITAAGRRSFTAWLASGPPSDPVRSPLVLRLLHAGSLSPKQRAALVGSAREAYSERLAAAKATAKGEQDPYRKAVADFVVAHTRAVLRLLDAVPDV from the coding sequence ATGCCACCCGCCAGGGCGACGCCCGTCAACGCCACCGCCGCCGCACTGCTGGGCCTGCTGCACGCCGGTCCGATGAGCGGCGGCGAGCTCGTGGCGCAGGCGGGGGAGCGGTTCGGCGCGTTCTTCGCGGTCACCCGCAGCCAGGTCTACCGCGAGCTCCCCGCGCTCGCGGAGGCCGGGCTGCTCAAGCTCGGCAAGCAGGGCCCCCGGGCGTCGCAGCAGTACGCGATCACCGCCGCGGGCAGGCGCTCGTTCACCGCCTGGCTGGCGTCGGGGCCTCCGTCCGACCCGGTCCGCAGCCCCCTGGTGCTCCGGCTGCTGCACGCCGGGTCGCTCTCGCCCAAGCAGCGGGCCGCGCTCGTCGGCAGCGCCCGCGAGGCCTACAGCGAGCGGCTCGCCGCCGCGAAGGCCACCGCCAAGGGCGAGCAGGACCCGTACCGCAAGGCCGTCGCCGACTTCGTCGTCGCCCACACCCGGGCCGTGCTGCGCCTGCTGGACGCCGTCCCGGACGTCTGA
- a CDS encoding acyl-CoA dehydrogenase family protein, producing MFFALDEDQQAFDGAVRSYLAGRFDLEAVRGVFEDPSGDGHPASLWKAAAEQGWLAVTVPEEHDGLGLGLVEAQVIGRALGAGAAPGPWRGTVLAAEAIRLAGSPEQQAAWLPRLASGDAVGAFTLRGSAPGTLPAVEYGALADVVVARSGDGLVLVTGATATPQGSYDGTTRLASVEAGEGEALPGATAEVVAELEARAVVLVAADLAGIAREAITRTVAYDKDRQQFGVPVGSFQAIKHALADLHVAVTLAEHAVLYAAHAVDTGLDGADLAVAVAKAKAGDAAVAATQAMIQYHGGIGYTWEHEAHFFYKRAKRLAGQFGDADAHRARIAELTIG from the coding sequence GTGTTCTTCGCCCTCGATGAGGACCAGCAGGCGTTCGACGGCGCGGTCCGCTCCTACCTGGCCGGGCGGTTCGATCTCGAGGCCGTGCGCGGCGTGTTCGAGGACCCGTCCGGCGACGGTCACCCGGCCTCGCTGTGGAAGGCCGCCGCCGAGCAGGGCTGGCTCGCCGTCACCGTCCCCGAGGAGCACGACGGCCTCGGCCTCGGGCTCGTCGAGGCCCAGGTGATCGGCCGTGCGCTGGGCGCGGGCGCCGCGCCCGGGCCGTGGCGCGGCACCGTGCTGGCCGCGGAGGCGATCCGGCTCGCCGGCTCGCCCGAGCAGCAGGCCGCGTGGCTGCCGCGGCTCGCCTCCGGCGACGCCGTCGGCGCGTTCACCCTGCGCGGCAGCGCGCCGGGCACGCTCCCGGCCGTCGAGTACGGGGCGCTGGCCGACGTGGTCGTCGCCCGCTCCGGCGACGGGCTCGTGCTCGTCACCGGCGCCACCGCCACCCCGCAGGGCTCCTACGACGGCACGACGCGGCTCGCGTCCGTCGAGGCGGGCGAGGGGGAGGCGCTGCCCGGCGCCACCGCCGAGGTCGTCGCCGAGCTGGAGGCGCGGGCGGTCGTGCTCGTGGCCGCAGACCTGGCCGGCATCGCCCGCGAGGCGATCACGCGCACCGTTGCCTACGACAAGGACCGCCAGCAGTTCGGCGTGCCCGTCGGCTCGTTCCAGGCGATCAAGCACGCGCTGGCAGACCTGCACGTGGCGGTCACCCTGGCCGAGCACGCGGTGCTCTACGCGGCGCACGCCGTCGACACCGGGCTCGACGGGGCCGACCTCGCCGTCGCCGTCGCCAAGGCCAAGGCGGGCGACGCGGCCGTCGCGGCGACCCAGGCGATGATCCAGTACCACGGCGGCATCGGGTACACGTGGGAGCACGAGGCGCACTTCTTCTACAAGCGCGCCAAGCGCCTCGCCGGCCAGTTCGGCGACGCCGACGCCCACCGCGCCCGGATCGCGGAGCTGACCATCGGCTGA
- a CDS encoding acyl-CoA dehydrogenase family protein, giving the protein MDLTYTAAEEEFRSELRSWLSANIPNEWTRPGFWESLDDDESFRLRRDWERDKALAGFAGIQWPTEYGGRGGTPGMKAIYDAEMVLANAPRSVNPLALTFLAPTVMAIGTDAQKKEIIGPLLRNEVIWCQGFSEPGAGSDLAAVATKGVRDGDDFVVNGQKVWTTNAVHGDKIFTLVRTEAGSQKHRGISMLLIDMHQDGVDARPLKQMSGASEFGEVFFSDARVPATEVLGEIGEGWRTAMLLLSFERGASGIAQYTEFRRQYDEVVDVAKRLGRDTDPVIRGKLARVLTDLECLRYHAMHVQTQVEQGRDLGFEASMTKLIWSEPSQDLWEVFDEILGDDATLDSLGDLDLRPLHAQAMWSRSVTIWGGSSQVQRNVTAERVLGLPR; this is encoded by the coding sequence ATGGATCTGACCTACACCGCCGCCGAGGAGGAGTTCCGCAGCGAGCTGCGCTCCTGGCTCTCGGCGAACATCCCGAACGAGTGGACGCGTCCCGGCTTCTGGGAGTCCCTCGACGACGACGAGAGCTTCCGGCTGCGCCGCGACTGGGAGCGCGACAAGGCGCTCGCCGGCTTCGCGGGCATCCAGTGGCCCACCGAGTACGGCGGCCGGGGCGGCACGCCCGGCATGAAGGCGATCTACGACGCCGAGATGGTCCTGGCGAACGCGCCGCGCTCGGTCAACCCGCTGGCCCTGACGTTCCTCGCCCCGACCGTGATGGCGATCGGCACGGACGCGCAGAAGAAGGAGATCATCGGCCCGCTGCTGCGCAACGAGGTCATCTGGTGCCAGGGCTTCTCCGAGCCCGGCGCCGGCTCCGACCTCGCGGCCGTGGCCACGAAGGGCGTGCGCGACGGCGACGACTTCGTCGTCAACGGGCAGAAGGTGTGGACCACCAACGCCGTGCACGGCGACAAGATCTTCACGCTCGTGCGCACCGAGGCGGGCTCGCAGAAGCACCGCGGCATCTCGATGCTGCTCATCGACATGCACCAGGACGGCGTCGACGCCCGCCCGCTCAAGCAGATGAGCGGCGCGAGCGAGTTCGGCGAGGTCTTCTTCTCCGACGCCCGCGTGCCCGCCACCGAGGTCCTCGGCGAGATCGGCGAGGGCTGGCGCACCGCCATGCTCCTGCTGTCCTTCGAGCGCGGCGCCTCGGGCATCGCGCAGTACACCGAGTTCCGCCGCCAGTACGACGAGGTCGTCGACGTGGCGAAGCGGCTGGGCCGCGACACCGACCCCGTCATCAGGGGCAAGCTCGCCCGCGTCCTCACCGACCTGGAGTGCCTGCGCTACCACGCCATGCACGTGCAGACCCAGGTCGAGCAGGGTCGCGACCTCGGCTTCGAGGCGTCGATGACCAAGCTCATCTGGTCGGAGCCCTCGCAGGACCTCTGGGAGGTCTTCGACGAGATCCTGGGCGACGACGCCACGCTCGACTCCCTCGGCGACCTCGACCTCCGCCCGCTGCACGCCCAGGCGATGTGGTCGCGGTCGGTCACCATCTGGGGCGGCTCCTCGCAGGTCCAGCGCAACGTCACCGCCGAGCGCGTGCTCGGCCTGCCCCGATAG
- a CDS encoding tyrosine-protein phosphatase, which yields MIDETPEYTTRTLPFEGIDNVRDVGGLPLADGGTTRSGVLLRSGSLHHATADDVTRLVDGFGLTLVLDLRTPREIDRDGPTPVSAAGVETVPLTFIGESRDYLPETGDDTDPLLRNYLGYLGDHPANVAEAVRRLAAEDAGPALVHCAAGKDRTGVLVALVLDAVGVEREAVVADYALSAENVEAMWRRWTTAAGEEMPADLTPHLPRAVVMEAVLAHLDAEYGTDGTGGAAGWLRANGLDDAALERLRGRLT from the coding sequence GTGATCGACGAGACGCCCGAGTACACCACGCGCACCCTGCCGTTCGAGGGCATCGACAACGTCCGCGACGTCGGCGGCCTCCCGCTCGCCGACGGCGGCACGACGCGCTCCGGCGTCCTGCTGCGCAGCGGGTCGCTGCACCACGCCACCGCCGACGACGTCACCCGCCTCGTCGACGGCTTCGGCCTGACGCTGGTCCTCGACCTCCGCACGCCCCGCGAGATCGACCGCGACGGCCCGACCCCGGTGTCGGCCGCGGGTGTCGAGACGGTGCCGCTGACGTTCATCGGCGAGAGCCGCGACTACCTGCCCGAGACCGGGGACGACACCGACCCGCTGCTGCGCAACTACCTCGGCTACCTGGGCGACCACCCGGCCAACGTCGCCGAGGCCGTGCGCCGCCTGGCCGCGGAGGACGCCGGGCCCGCGCTCGTGCACTGCGCCGCGGGCAAGGACCGCACCGGCGTCCTCGTCGCGCTCGTGCTCGACGCGGTCGGCGTGGAGCGGGAGGCGGTGGTGGCCGACTACGCGCTGTCGGCGGAGAACGTCGAGGCGATGTGGCGGCGCTGGACCACCGCGGCGGGCGAGGAGATGCCCGCCGACCTCACCCCGCACCTGCCCCGCGCCGTCGTGATGGAGGCCGTGCTGGCCCACCTCGACGCGGAGTACGGCACCGACGGGACGGGCGGCGCGGCCGGCTGGCTGCGCGCCAACGGCCTCGACGACGCCGCGCTCGAGCGCCTACGCGGGCGGCTCACCTAG
- a CDS encoding AMP-binding protein: MDDHIPVGQGFDRLAALDPDAVALHAPDGDVTRAELAAASNRAAREFRSLGVRQDDLVTIGLGNGFPFYAAVLGAWKLGAVPQPVSAKLPPAELAALLEIADSPVVVGLAAADRPSLPPNWRPDPAQSADPLPPALPPSWKAPTSGGSTGRPKIIVAGQPGWTDAVTERAERLRIGGPGDVFAVTAPLYHNAPFMFSLIALLRGCPLLVLDRFDGAHVLEAVSRHRVHWFYAVPTLMGRILRLPEEVRAAADLSSVQTLLHVGAPCPEPVKRAWIAWLGPEKVVELYAGTESQAGCQIDGVEWLAHPGSVGRTTWGEIRIGDEEARPLPVGEVGEVWMRYPPDAVPYRYLGATARAHDGWETIGDLGHVDEEGYLYLADRRSDLILVGGSNVYPAEVEAALADHPQVLSCCVIGLPDEDLGARVHALVQVDGEVTDEDLRAHVAARLTANKVPRTWERVDGPLREDTGKVRRSALRAARLHSQ, translated from the coding sequence ATGGACGACCACATCCCCGTGGGCCAGGGTTTCGACCGCCTCGCCGCGCTGGACCCCGACGCCGTCGCCCTGCACGCGCCCGACGGCGACGTCACCCGCGCGGAGCTGGCGGCCGCGTCGAACCGGGCCGCGCGGGAGTTCCGCTCCCTCGGCGTGCGGCAGGACGACCTGGTCACGATCGGCCTGGGCAACGGCTTCCCCTTCTACGCCGCCGTGCTCGGGGCGTGGAAGCTCGGGGCGGTGCCGCAGCCGGTGTCGGCGAAGCTGCCGCCCGCGGAGCTCGCCGCGCTGCTGGAGATCGCGGACTCGCCCGTCGTCGTCGGGCTGGCGGCGGCCGACCGCCCGTCGCTGCCCCCGAACTGGAGGCCCGACCCGGCGCAGTCGGCCGACCCGCTCCCCCCGGCGCTGCCGCCCAGCTGGAAGGCGCCGACGTCGGGCGGCAGCACCGGGCGTCCGAAGATCATCGTCGCGGGCCAGCCCGGCTGGACCGACGCCGTGACCGAGCGCGCGGAGCGCCTGCGGATCGGCGGTCCGGGCGACGTCTTCGCCGTGACGGCCCCGCTCTACCACAACGCGCCGTTCATGTTCTCGCTGATCGCGCTGCTGCGCGGGTGCCCGCTGCTGGTGCTCGACCGGTTCGACGGGGCGCACGTGCTCGAGGCCGTGAGCCGCCACCGCGTCCACTGGTTCTACGCCGTGCCGACGCTGATGGGGCGGATCCTGCGCCTGCCCGAGGAGGTGCGGGCGGCCGCCGACCTGTCGAGCGTGCAGACGCTGCTGCACGTCGGCGCGCCGTGCCCGGAGCCGGTGAAGCGCGCCTGGATCGCGTGGCTGGGGCCGGAGAAGGTGGTCGAGCTGTACGCGGGGACCGAGTCACAGGCCGGCTGCCAGATCGACGGCGTCGAGTGGCTGGCACACCCGGGCTCGGTCGGCCGCACGACGTGGGGCGAGATCCGCATCGGCGACGAGGAGGCGCGGCCGCTGCCGGTGGGCGAGGTCGGCGAGGTGTGGATGCGCTACCCGCCCGACGCCGTGCCCTACCGCTACCTCGGGGCGACGGCGCGGGCCCACGACGGCTGGGAGACGATCGGCGACCTCGGGCACGTCGACGAGGAGGGCTACCTCTACCTCGCCGACCGCCGCAGCGACCTCATCCTCGTCGGCGGCTCGAACGTATACCCGGCCGAGGTCGAGGCGGCGCTGGCCGACCACCCGCAGGTGCTGTCGTGCTGCGTCATCGGCCTGCCCGACGAGGACCTCGGGGCGCGGGTGCACGCGCTGGTGCAGGTGGACGGGGAGGTGACCGACGAGGACCTGCGCGCCCACGTCGCCGCCCGGCTCACCGCGAACAAGGTGCCGCGGACGTGGGAGCGGGTGGACGGGCCGCTGCGGGAGGACACGGGGAAGGTCCGGCGGTCGGCGCTGCGGGCGGCGCGGTTGCACTCACAGTAG
- a CDS encoding alpha/beta hydrolase codes for MSPSRSRLRLMAAAFTVCATAIPLAVFAGTASALPEDALPGDPSLSDYSAPESDEDVTVTPIDFQVSNQLEPGSSYTLRGFLYEPADAKGCTTVLQANHALTTGAWYWDIPFEQDRYSIARTIVKESGISFLALNKLGYGQPDHPYRSSDRPNGYTVTVEALADASHQVTQQLREDGYEHVGLIGHSAGSEESELQAGLYQDVDALILSGFTHLATERFTAQIATQEVPRTLTDDYPFFFGDHETRDSFLFTDLADPELVKALHPLVNETPAGEILSIGPQPSRAVAPLIDVPVLTLIAEADEIFNAAGAPIDEATFLSSDDVTFNSYPGIGHGVEFHRNGPEITQDVADWITARPGALPSCR; via the coding sequence GTGTCCCCCTCGCGATCCCGGCTGCGCCTCATGGCCGCTGCCTTCACCGTCTGCGCCACCGCGATCCCCCTGGCGGTCTTCGCCGGCACCGCGTCCGCCCTCCCCGAGGACGCGCTGCCCGGCGACCCGTCGCTGTCGGACTACAGCGCCCCCGAGTCCGACGAGGACGTGACGGTCACCCCGATCGACTTCCAGGTCTCCAACCAGCTCGAGCCCGGCTCGTCGTACACGCTGCGCGGGTTCCTCTACGAGCCCGCGGACGCAAAGGGCTGCACCACGGTGCTGCAGGCGAACCACGCGCTCACCACCGGCGCCTGGTACTGGGACATCCCTTTCGAGCAGGACCGCTACTCGATCGCCCGCACCATCGTGAAGGAGTCGGGGATCTCGTTCCTCGCGCTCAACAAGCTCGGCTACGGCCAGCCCGACCACCCCTACCGCTCGTCGGACCGGCCCAACGGCTACACCGTCACGGTCGAGGCGCTGGCCGACGCCAGCCACCAGGTCACCCAGCAGCTGCGCGAGGACGGCTACGAGCACGTCGGCCTGATCGGGCACTCCGCGGGCAGCGAGGAGTCGGAGCTGCAGGCCGGGCTCTACCAGGACGTCGACGCCCTGATCCTCTCCGGGTTCACCCACCTCGCCACCGAGCGCTTCACCGCGCAGATCGCCACGCAGGAGGTGCCGCGGACCCTCACCGACGACTACCCCTTCTTCTTCGGCGACCACGAGACCCGCGACAGCTTCCTGTTCACCGACCTCGCCGACCCCGAGCTCGTGAAGGCCCTGCACCCGCTCGTGAACGAGACCCCCGCCGGCGAGATCCTCTCGATCGGACCGCAGCCCTCGCGCGCCGTCGCGCCGCTCATCGACGTCCCGGTGCTCACCCTCATCGCGGAGGCGGACGAGATCTTCAACGCCGCCGGCGCCCCGATCGACGAGGCGACGTTCCTGAGCAGCGACGACGTCACGTTCAACAGCTACCCGGGCATCGGCCACGGGGTGGAGTTCCACCGCAACGGCCCGGAGATCACGCAGGACGTCGCGGACTGGATCACCGCCCGCCCCGGCGCACTGCCCTCCTGCCGCTAG